A window of Sphingobacterium kitahiroshimense genomic DNA:
GTCATGATTGCCACATTGACCACATTTCAGACATTTACCATATTTGGTGGTTTATGTGCGATCTATTTCTTATTCCTGTGGCTTTATGTGCCAGAAACTAAAAATAATCGGGTCTAACATCATTGAGATGTTTTAATTGGTGAAAATTTAAACTCCATGAGTTGAAAATGTATTTAGCCTTCAGACGCTAAAGAATTATATAAATTTTAATAAACAAAGCACACATTATTTTAATGAACGAAGTAAAAGATAAAGTCGTCATCGTCACGGGGGCAGGGAAAGGTATTGGAGAGGGTATTGCAACATACTTCGCTGCATGTGGTGCTAAAGTCGTCATCGCTACCATTAACAATCAGGAAGGTGAAGATCTACAAAAAAAACTGACTGATAAAGGTTATCAGGCTTATGCTGTACAAACTGATGTTTGTTCTGAAGAGAGTGTGATCAATATGATTGCAAAGACAGAACAATTTTTTGGATCGATCGATATATTGGTCAACAATGCGGGTATTACGTTGTTTAAATCAATTTTGGAGGCTACAATAGAGGACTGGGATCGTGTTATTAATACGGATTTGAGAGGTGTATTTTTGTGTACTAAGTATGTTGCCCAGAGTATGATAAAGCACGCTAGCCATGGATCAATTATTAACATATCTTCTAATCATGCTTTCAGAACTTTGCCCGATACAGAAATGTATGCAGCAGCTAAAGGCGGGGTCAATGCCATGACAAGAAGTATGGCGTTAAGTCTCGGGAAATATGGAATCAGGGTTAACTGTGTATGTCCAGGGTTTACGGATACATACCACTATCAAAACTGGTTGGCTGATAAGGATAATCCATCACAAGTCGAGGCTGATGTTGTGAAATTGCATGCAACTGGTAAAATTTCGACACCATTAGATATTGCTCATATGGTTGCGTTTTTAGCTGGTGAAGCAAGTTCTAATATAACAGGTGGTGAATTTATGGTTGATGGAGGATTGACTGCTGGTCTTTATCATGCGGATAAATTTTAAGGTATGAAAATAATTGCATATGAGCTTTTTAAAGTACCGCCGAGATGGTTGTTCTTAAAAATTGTCACTGACGAAGGTATAATTGGTTGGGGTGAACCTGTTTTAGAAGGTAAGGCAGATACTGTAAGTGCCGCAGTGCGTGAGCTTATGGATACACTTATCGGTAAAAATCCGATGGATATTGAAGACCACTGGAATATGATGTATCGAGGTGGGTTTTACCGTGGGGGACCTATTCTCATGAGTGCAATAGCAGGCATAGATCAAGCACTTTGGGATATTAAAGGTAAATTTTTTAATGCACCAATTTATGAATTACTTGGAGGGAAATGCCGTACCGAGATTGAAGTTTACTCATGGGTAGGTGGCGACGAACCAAAGGTTATTTTGGAGGAAATTCAAAAGGTGGTTGATCTCGGTTTTCGAACGATAAAAATAAATGGCACCAATAGAATGCGGTATCTAGATTCTTTTGGTGAAATCGATGCGCTTTTAGAGCGGATGGCTTTGATAAGAGCGCACTTTGGCAATCAGATCAATGTCGGAATTGATTTTCATGGTCGGGTACACAAACCTATGGCTAAGATATTGGTTAAAAAATTGGAAGAGTACAATCCTATATTTATTGAAGAGCCACTGCTTTCTGAAAATATGGAAGGTATCGAGCAGTTGGCAAAATTGACTCATATTCCTATTGCATTGGGAGAGCGCTTATTTTCACGCTGGGATTTTAAGAAAGTATTGGAGAGTCGCGCTGTTGATATTATTCAACCAGATCTTTCTCATGCTGGAGGCATTACGGAATGTCGGAAAATTGCTTCCATGGCTGAGGCTTATGATGTAGCAATAGCTCCTCATTGTCCTCTTGGACCAATAGCACTTGCGGCGTGTTTGCAATTGGATGCTGTTGCTCATAATGCCGCGATTCAGGAGCAG
This region includes:
- the dgoD gene encoding galactonate dehydratase, with translation MKIIAYELFKVPPRWLFLKIVTDEGIIGWGEPVLEGKADTVSAAVRELMDTLIGKNPMDIEDHWNMMYRGGFYRGGPILMSAIAGIDQALWDIKGKFFNAPIYELLGGKCRTEIEVYSWVGGDEPKVILEEIQKVVDLGFRTIKINGTNRMRYLDSFGEIDALLERMALIRAHFGNQINVGIDFHGRVHKPMAKILVKKLEEYNPIFIEEPLLSENMEGIEQLAKLTHIPIALGERLFSRWDFKKVLESRAVDIIQPDLSHAGGITECRKIASMAEAYDVAIAPHCPLGPIALAACLQLDAVAHNAAIQEQSLGIHYNSSNDLLDYITNSEVFSYEKGMVKIPDGPGLGITVDEDYVKKMSLIGHDWHNPIWRNEDGSIAEW
- a CDS encoding SDR family NAD(P)-dependent oxidoreductase, which gives rise to MNEVKDKVVIVTGAGKGIGEGIATYFAACGAKVVIATINNQEGEDLQKKLTDKGYQAYAVQTDVCSEESVINMIAKTEQFFGSIDILVNNAGITLFKSILEATIEDWDRVINTDLRGVFLCTKYVAQSMIKHASHGSIINISSNHAFRTLPDTEMYAAAKGGVNAMTRSMALSLGKYGIRVNCVCPGFTDTYHYQNWLADKDNPSQVEADVVKLHATGKISTPLDIAHMVAFLAGEASSNITGGEFMVDGGLTAGLYHADKF